The DNA segment ACGGAGCAGGCGGCGGCGAGAGGTAACAGCGCAAAGGCCAGCGCATCGTCATCGAGTCCGGTCGCCTGTTTAACTTGCGCAACGTCTGCCGCAGTGAGCATTGCCGGGAAGTCATCATGTCGCAGAAACGGCTCAAGGGCGGAGGACAGATTTTCAGGGAGTGCCGCAAAGGCGGTGTGAAAACGTGCGTGCATAAACATTCGATCTCGAAGTAGTTACGGTTTAACAGTGTAGAAGTCATTTCGTGAACTAAGTGTGATGAGTGTCACTATTTTAATGAAATGCAGGTATTCACGTTACAAATTTGAGAGATGTTACGCAGAAAAGCCGCCCTGGCAGACGGCTTTCCCAACGTTATTTATGGAATTAATGAGCAGGGAACCACTTATCATTAATTTTCTTAAATTCACCGTTGGCTTTGATCCCTTCCAGAGCGGCGTTCAGTTTCGCCAGCAGCTCTTTGTTCTCTGGACGCACCGCCATGCCAACGCCGGTGCCGAAGTATTGAGGATCTTTAATCAGTTCACCGATCTCACCCAGGTTCGGGTTGGATTTCAACCAGCCATTTAGCACGGCTGTATCGCCAAGCAATCCGTCCAGACGACCACTTTTCAGATCCAGAATCGCATTCTGATAGCTGTCATAACCCACTGTTGTGATCTCAGGATGTTTTTCCATCAGGTATTTCTGGTGAGTAGTACCGTTTTCCAGACCCACGCGTTTACCTTTCAGGTCAGCCATTGATGAGAACTTGCCTTTCGGCCCGATGATCATGGCGGTATTGGCATAGTACGGCTGAGTGAAAGTGACCTGTTTGCTGCGCTCTTCGGTGATATCCATGCCGGAAATGATCACGTCAAAACGGCGGAATTTGAGTGCCGGGATCAGTCCATCGAATGGCTGATTGGTGAAGGTACAGGTTTCCTGCATTTGCTTACACACGGCGTTGGCCAGATCGATATCGAACCCGACGATCTGGTTGTTGGCATCCATCGATTCAAACGGAGGATAAGTGGCAGAGGTTCCGAAACGAATCGTGTCCGCAGCGTTGGCGGCAAAAGCAGAGGCAGATAAAATAGCAGCGAGGATCAGCTTTTTCATGCAATACATTCCTGTTCAAAAATTAACATTCCCTTCATGGTTCAGTTTACTGATTTTATTAATATAATCGGGTCACTGGCAGGAAGCGAAACCTGTCAAGTAAAATGCCATTAAATGAATTTATATGCAATAAAATTGATTAAAAAATTATATAATAGAATGGGCGCGTGACCCGCGGACATAAAAAAAGGGACGATTTCTCGTCCCTTCCTGTCTGGAGTCCGCAAGTCTTGTAATCAGTTGCGGCGTTCGAACGCCAGCGCATGGCGCTCTATCAGCCGCATCATCAAAGTCAGCAATCCGTTGACGCACAGATACACCAGGCCAGCGGCACCAAACACCATCACGTCATAGGTCCGGCCATACATCAGCTGGCTGTGGCCCATTACGTCCATCAGAGTAATGGTGTAGGCCAGCGAGGTACTTTTGAAGACTAATACTACCTCGTTGGAATAGGAAGACAGTGCGCGCTTAAAGGCGTAGGGCAGCAGAATACGCAGGGTTTGCGGTTTCGACATGCCCAGTGCTTCACAGGATTGCCACTGGCCGGAAGGGATCGCCCGCACCGCACCGGTAAACAGCTGCGTGGTATAGGCTGCGCTGTTCAGCGCCAGCGCAAACATCGCGCACAGCCACGGCTGCGACAGGACTTCCCACAACCACGGGATTTCACGGATCGAGGGAAATTGCCCCGGACCGTAGTAAATCAGAAAGATTTGTACCAGCAGCGGCGTACCGGTGAACAGCGTGATATAGCCTTTCACTATCTGGCTGATGACCGGCAGTTTCAGCGTAAGGATCACGGTGAACAGCATCGCCAGCACCAGTGCAACCACCAGTGCGACCACGGTCAGCGTCAGGCTGGTGTGCAATCCTTTCAGGACTTCAGGTAAATATTCCCACATCAGGAAGCACTCCGTTCAAAGCGGGTGGTACGCAGCTCGATACGTTTGATAACGAACTGGCTGAACAGGGTGACAAGCAGATAAATGCAGGCGGCAATCACATACCAGGTAAACGGCTCCTGAGTACGGGTCGCGATACTTTTGGTTTGCAGCATCAGGTCGTTAACGCTGATAAGCGAGACCAGCGCGGTGTCTTTGAGCAGCACCAGCCACTGATTGCTCAGGCCCGGCAGCGCGTGACGCCACATTTGCGGCATGATCAGGCGGAAGAAAATCGCCGCCTTTTTCATCCCTAACACCTGACCGGATTCCCACTGGCCCTGCGGCACCGCTTTCAGCGCGCCGCGCAGCGTCTGCGAGGCATAGGCGGAATAGAGCAAGGACAGGGCGATCACACCACAGACGAACGGGCTGACTTCGAAGTTTTCGATAGGCAACTTAACGGGGATGGCAAACAGCCCGAGGTTGATGTTAAAGCCGTCGGCCAGCACCATCAGCAGCTGCGAAGATCCGAAATAGATGAACAGCACTACCAGAATTTCCGGCAGGCCGCGCAGCACGGTGACCCACGCAGTGCCCAGCCAGCTTAGCGGCTTCCACGGCGCGGATTCCCAGACAGCGAAAATCATCGCCAGAACGAGGCCGAGGATCAGCGCGCATACGGCAAGGCCGACGGTCATCCCGGCGGCGCTTGCTAAAGGTTGGAATTCATTCATTGATAGGCAAACTTATTGCTGGAACCATTTTGAATACAGCGTCTTGTAAGTGCCGTCAGCTTTTACTTTCGCCAGTGCATCATTGAGTTTCGTCAGCAATTCAGTATTGTTCTGACGAACTGCGACGCCCAGACCGGTACCGAAGTAGGTCGGGTCGGTGATTTTGTCACCTACAGCGGCAAGGTTTTTATTCTGCTTCAGCCATTCGTTGACCACGGCGGTATCACCGAACACGGCATCCAGACGACCATTTTTCAGATCCAGAACAGCATTCTGATAGCTGTCATAAGGCACAGCGGTGATTTCCGGATGCTTATCCATCAGGTATTTCTGATGGGTGGTGCCGTTTTGCATCCCGACGCGTTTGCCTTTCAGCGACGCAACGTCAGTGAATTTACCGGAGTGCGCGATGAACAGCGCGGAGTTGTCGTAATACGCGTTGGTGAACGCGACTTGTTTTTCACGTTCAGGGGTGATGTCCATACCGGAGATCACGGCGTCAAAACGACGGAACTTCAGGCTGGGGATCAGGCTGTCAAACGCCTGGTTAGTGAAGGTACAGGTAGCCTGCATCTCTTTACACATGGCGTTGGCCAGATCGACATCAAAACCCTGGATCTGGTTCTTGGAATCTACAAACTCAAACGGAGGATAAGACGCTTCCATCGCGAAACGGATGGTATCAGCAGCGCTGGCTGACAAACTGACGGTAGCCAGAACCGCGGCAATTACTAATTTTTTCATCGCTAACTCCGTAGAAAACATCAATTGATGGTTTTATAGACAAATAAATTAATGGGACAGGTAGCTGGCAAACTCTTTGGTTTGCGGCTGTGTGAAAACAGAGGCGTCGCCTTGCTCCACGATGCGTCCATTTTCCATGTACACCACGCGGCTGGCGGTTTTACGCGCTACTTCCACTTCGTGGGTCACGATAACTTGTGTGATCCCGGTACCTGCCAGTTCTTTGATGATGCTGACGATCTGGGCGGTAATTTCCGGATCCAGGGCTGCCGTCGGTTCATCAAACAGCAAAACCTGAGGTTCCATCATCAGAGCGCGGGCAATCGCCACACGTTGTTGCTGACCACCGGAAAGGTGCAGAGGGAATCGATCGGCGTAGTCAGTCAGACGCAGACGGGTCAGCAATTTTTTGGCACGCTCCATCGCGACATCTTTTGTCAGACCCAATACACGCATCGGGGCTTCCAGTAAGTTGTCGAGCACGGTGCGGTGTGGCCACAGATTATATTGCTGGAAGACCATTCCGACGTTCTGACGCAGTTCGCGGACCGCTTTTTCATCCGGTTTACGGGTGAAATCGAAGGTGTTACCGGCGATTTGCAATGTGCCTGAACGCGGCATTTCCAGCAGGTTCAGAACACGTAACAGGGAGCTTTTGCCTGCACCACTTGGCCCGAGTAAAACCAGAGTTTCACCGGCGGGGCAGTTGAGCTGGATGTCAAAAAGCGCCTGATGCACGCCGTAGAAGCAGTTGATGCTATTAAGTTGAATACTCATGCGCAAATAGTGAATAGCCATTGATGCCGCAGATGGTAACTTCCACAGCATAGTTATGCAACGATCGCGGCTTAAAAATTATCTGTCGCCGCAGGAATGCCAAAGTGTAGCACAAGATATTGTTGCATCACTGTGACGCAGATGTTGGTCAATGACGTTATTCATCATCAACCAACATTATGCATACGCTTTTTTAAGGTTTTTTCAGGAAACTAACCGGTTACTGATTTTCCAAAACCTGGCGCAGCGTGCCGCTGGAGGCGAAATCCAGATCTGCCATATAACGGACGTCATCGACGGTCCAGCATTTGCCTTCACGCACCATCAGCACTTCATCTTTCCACGTTGTGGATGCGCCTTTCTCTTTGTCATGGGTAAAGGTTACGCGCAGCGGAATATTGCGGGCATCGGTGTTGGGAATGGTTGATGCACTGTCGACAGACGCAGACGTTGGGCCGTCAAACAGGCTGGAGAATACGTCGCCATCGCCGGAGCCGACGCCAGCTTTCTCGTTAGGAGACGCGGCGATATCGACTTTCGGCTGGGATTGCGCTTTCAACAACGCGTCATACAAACCGGTGCTCAGATAAGGGCGATACGCGGCGAGCTGGCTGGAGTTCGGTAAACCGCTACCACCTTGCTTGATGCGAAAGTCATAAAACTGCTGGGCAACGCTGTCCGGGCCGCCATCGATGCACGGTGCCGTGCGACTGCCGATATCCTTATACGCAGGTTCGACCGTGGTACAGGCACTGAGCATCAATGCCAAAGGGAGGGCGGCGGCAAGAATTTTCTTTTTCATTGTATTCCTTACTGAAAGATTGAACGTTTTCACCATGACTTTCTTTACCATACAGTATAAAAGCGATTTGGCTTAATGCATGGCAAAGAGAAAATGATACGTTTTTTCCCTGCGCATACTTTATGCTGTTCAGGCGCTTTTCTATGAACCCCGGACGAGAACTGATAAGGAATACTCATGCAAATTACAACAACCCCGACGCTCGAAGGTTTTGTCATCGCTGAATACTGCGGCGTGGTAACCGGCGAGGCGATTTTAGGTGCCAATATTTTTCGTGATTTCTTCGCCGGTGTGCGCGACATCGTGGGCGGACGCTCGGGCGCCTATGAGAAAGAGCTGCGCAAAGCCCGTGAAATCGCCTTCAGTGAGCTGGAAGAACAGGCCAAAGAGCGGGGTGCCAATGCGGTGGTGGGCGTGGATATCGATTACGAAACCGTCGGTAAAAATGCCAGCATGCTGATGGTCAGCATCTCCGGCACCGCTGTGATCGTGCATCGTAAATGACGTGCCACGGCCTTAAAAGCGGCCTCTGCGCGGCGCTGTTGCTGATGCTGGCGGGATGTCAGGGCGTAAGCCAGCCTGCTGAAAACGTGCCATTCCGGTTGGAAACCACCCGGCAGGCACAGGGCGCGGATCAGAGGATCCGCTTTCTGGTGATTCACTACACTGCCGAAGATTTCCATAATGCATTAAATACACTTACGGATGAACATGTCAGCGCGCATTACCTGATCCCTGCTAAACCGCCACTCGAACAGGGCAAACCGGTGGCCTGGCAACTGGTACCGGAGGATATGCGCGCATGGCACGCAGGTGCCAGCGGCTGGCGCGGACGTACCAACTTAAATGACACATCCGTTGGCATCGAACTGGAAAATCAGGGCTACAGCATGCATCTGCTGGGCAAGAAATTTTATCCATTCCCGCAGGCGCAGATTGACCTGCTGGCCAGTCTCAGCAAAGAGATCGTGGCGCGATATCAGATTGAACCGCGTAACGTGATCGGGCACAGCGACATCGCACCGCAACGCAAAGACGATCCGGGACCACTGTTCCCATGGCAGCAGCTGGCAGAGCGCGGCATTGGCGCATGGCCGGACGCGTCGCGTGTGCAGGCGAATCTGGCGGGAAGAAATCCGCAGCAGCCAGTAGACCAGGCGCAGCTTCTTGCTTTGCTGAAAGAGTATGGGTATACGGTGACGGAGAGTATGACGCCGCAGCAGCAACGCCGGGTCATCGCGGCGTTCCAGATGCATTTCAGG comes from the Enterobacteriaceae bacterium Kacie_13 genome and includes:
- a CDS encoding arginine ABC transporter substrate-binding protein produces the protein MKKLILAAILSASAFAANAADTIRFGTSATYPPFESMDANNQIVGFDIDLANAVCKQMQETCTFTNQPFDGLIPALKFRRFDVIISGMDITEERSKQVTFTQPYYANTAMIIGPKGKFSSMADLKGKRVGLENGTTHQKYLMEKHPEITTVGYDSYQNAILDLKSGRLDGLLGDTAVLNGWLKSNPNLGEIGELIKDPQYFGTGVGMAVRPENKELLAKLNAALEGIKANGEFKKINDKWFPAH
- the artM gene encoding arginine ABC transporter permease ArtM, yielding MWEYLPEVLKGLHTSLTLTVVALVVALVLAMLFTVILTLKLPVISQIVKGYITLFTGTPLLVQIFLIYYGPGQFPSIREIPWLWEVLSQPWLCAMFALALNSAAYTTQLFTGAVRAIPSGQWQSCEALGMSKPQTLRILLPYAFKRALSSYSNEVVLVFKSTSLAYTITLMDVMGHSQLMYGRTYDVMVFGAAGLVYLCVNGLLTLMMRLIERHALAFERRN
- the artQ gene encoding arginine ABC transporter permease ArtQ, with the translated sequence MNEFQPLASAAGMTVGLAVCALILGLVLAMIFAVWESAPWKPLSWLGTAWVTVLRGLPEILVVLFIYFGSSQLLMVLADGFNINLGLFAIPVKLPIENFEVSPFVCGVIALSLLYSAYASQTLRGALKAVPQGQWESGQVLGMKKAAIFFRLIMPQMWRHALPGLSNQWLVLLKDTALVSLISVNDLMLQTKSIATRTQEPFTWYVIAACIYLLVTLFSQFVIKRIELRTTRFERSAS
- a CDS encoding arginine ABC transporter substrate-binding protein, which translates into the protein MKKLVIAAVLATVSLSASAADTIRFAMEASYPPFEFVDSKNQIQGFDVDLANAMCKEMQATCTFTNQAFDSLIPSLKFRRFDAVISGMDITPEREKQVAFTNAYYDNSALFIAHSGKFTDVASLKGKRVGMQNGTTHQKYLMDKHPEITAVPYDSYQNAVLDLKNGRLDAVFGDTAVVNEWLKQNKNLAAVGDKITDPTYFGTGLGVAVRQNNTELLTKLNDALAKVKADGTYKTLYSKWFQQ
- the artP gene encoding arginine ABC transporter ATP-binding protein ArtP; the encoded protein is MSIQLNSINCFYGVHQALFDIQLNCPAGETLVLLGPSGAGKSSLLRVLNLLEMPRSGTLQIAGNTFDFTRKPDEKAVRELRQNVGMVFQQYNLWPHRTVLDNLLEAPMRVLGLTKDVAMERAKKLLTRLRLTDYADRFPLHLSGGQQQRVAIARALMMEPQVLLFDEPTAALDPEITAQIVSIIKELAGTGITQVIVTHEVEVARKTASRVVYMENGRIVEQGDASVFTQPQTKEFASYLSH
- a CDS encoding lipoprotein is translated as MKKKILAAALPLALMLSACTTVEPAYKDIGSRTAPCIDGGPDSVAQQFYDFRIKQGGSGLPNSSQLAAYRPYLSTGLYDALLKAQSQPKVDIAASPNEKAGVGSGDGDVFSSLFDGPTSASVDSASTIPNTDARNIPLRVTFTHDKEKGASTTWKDEVLMVREGKCWTVDDVRYMADLDFASSGTLRQVLENQ
- a CDS encoding heavy metal-binding domain-containing protein, encoding MQITTTPTLEGFVIAEYCGVVTGEAILGANIFRDFFAGVRDIVGGRSGAYEKELRKAREIAFSELEEQAKERGANAVVGVDIDYETVGKNASMLMVSISGTAVIVHRK
- a CDS encoding N-acetylmuramoyl-L-alanine amidase (catalyzes the cleavage of the bond between muamic acid and l-alanine) — translated: MTCHGLKSGLCAALLLMLAGCQGVSQPAENVPFRLETTRQAQGADQRIRFLVIHYTAEDFHNALNTLTDEHVSAHYLIPAKPPLEQGKPVAWQLVPEDMRAWHAGASGWRGRTNLNDTSVGIELENQGYSMHLLGKKFYPFPQAQIDLLASLSKEIVARYQIEPRNVIGHSDIAPQRKDDPGPLFPWQQLAERGIGAWPDASRVQANLAGRNPQQPVDQAQLLALLKEYGYTVTESMTPQQQRRVIAAFQMHFRQSDYRGNADAQTEAIVHALLQQFPDRKS